One Methanococcus aeolicus Nankai-3 DNA segment encodes these proteins:
- the hypD gene encoding hydrogenase formation protein HypD — MLQNVNDKTLIKKSILGIKKLADELNKDVKIMHVCGSHEHTICKYGIRDVLPNNITVIPGPGCPVCVTTQKEIDKAIYLAEKGYTVATLGDMYRVPGSEKSLMQLQSEGADVKIVYGIGDAVKFAKENPDKKVVFVAIGFETTAPTTASELLSLNNYNNNEDNIKNNKTIDNFHILNCHRQTPPVMDFLLREGTVNMDGFICPGHVSVITGLKPYYAPCEKYKAPMVVAGFEPIDVLMSIFLILKQMINEEAKVENAYKRGVREEGNIVAQKIINKVFEPCDVAWRGFPVITDGGLKLREEYEKYDIHNIEELPVIEEKINKACICSKILRGEKLPTDCKLFGAPCNPMNPIGSCMVSDEGTCRIFYKYHNKL, encoded by the coding sequence ATGCTCCAAAATGTTAATGACAAAACATTAATTAAAAAATCAATATTGGGAATTAAAAAATTAGCAGATGAATTAAACAAAGATGTAAAAATAATGCATGTATGCGGTTCTCATGAACATACAATATGCAAATATGGAATAAGAGATGTATTGCCAAATAATATAACTGTTATACCGGGTCCGGGCTGTCCTGTATGTGTTACAACCCAAAAAGAAATTGATAAGGCCATATATTTAGCAGAAAAAGGATATACTGTTGCCACACTCGGGGACATGTATAGAGTTCCAGGAAGTGAAAAATCATTGATGCAACTTCAATCAGAGGGGGCCGATGTAAAAATAGTATATGGTATAGGGGATGCCGTTAAATTTGCAAAGGAAAATCCAGATAAAAAGGTTGTATTTGTGGCAATAGGATTTGAAACCACTGCACCAACTACGGCTTCGGAGCTCCTTAGTTTAAATAATTACAACAATAATGAAGACAATATAAAAAATAATAAAACCATAGATAATTTCCATATATTGAACTGCCATAGGCAAACTCCACCAGTTATGGACTTCTTATTAAGAGAGGGAACTGTAAATATGGACGGATTTATATGTCCCGGGCATGTTTCAGTTATTACTGGATTAAAACCATATTATGCACCTTGTGAAAAATATAAAGCTCCAATGGTGGTTGCAGGATTTGAACCAATTGATGTTTTAATGTCTATATTTTTAATATTAAAACAGATGATAAATGAGGAGGCAAAAGTAGAAAATGCCTATAAAAGAGGGGTTAGGGAGGAAGGAAATATTGTAGCTCAAAAAATTATAAATAAAGTATTCGAACCTTGCGATGTAGCTTGGAGGGGTTTTCCAGTAATTACCGATGGAGGATTAAAATTAAGAGAAGAATATGAAAAATATGATATACACAATATAGAGGAGCTCCCTGTAATTGAAGAAAAAATAAACAAAGCCTGTATATGTAGTAAAATATTGAGGGGAGAAAAATTACCAACTGACTGTAAATTGTTCGGAGCTCCCTGCAATCCAATGAATCCAATAGGTAGTTGTATGGTTTCAGACGAGGGAACATGCAGAATATTTTATAAATACCATAATAAATTATAA